Proteins found in one Vulpes vulpes isolate BD-2025 chromosome 13, VulVul3, whole genome shotgun sequence genomic segment:
- the LAD1 gene encoding ladinin-1 isoform X2: MAGGRKDWSALSSLARQWTLEDEEEQERERRRRHRTLSSATDDEAPRLTQNGDSPAAERLPSVEEAEVPKPRTSVSKDEDEDVQAILRTRQERRQRRQAVEAAQAPGQPEAGAGRERFGPGQAKQQPLSPSGEQRGPRAGEDESPGGRGSAGGKEEVSGKPAPPEKPLAPAERLVSAEASGSAEALGPQRTSAPEKRAIPEKKSLLERTGVPEKPPAPGKTSDPERRLVSEKASLFEKCLASQKTPAAGSKLAPRRAGGQPAPGGSQPAAAGQPGRALPDESPPSSAEQGEQRAPEPPTAASSRLPPITLQVKIPSKEGEVDTLSPTQATYSSSLRRSSPRTISFRMSPRRDNPETTLTRSASMRLPAGTAKLGEKLERYHTAVQRSESVKSPGSSRTEFFVAPVGVASKRHLFEKELLGQGRAEVASGRKENLKLSGVVTSRLNLWISRTQESGEQDPQEVGKESVATKRTQWGRKADSSLDAEV; the protein is encoded by the exons ATGGCAGGCGGCAGGAAGGACTGGTCGGCGCTGTCCAG CCTGGCCAGGCAGTGGACTCTAGAAgatgaggaggagcaggagcgCGAGCGCCGGCGGCGGCACCGTACCCTGAGCTCCGCCACGGACGACGAGGCCCCCAGGCTCACCCAGAACGGAGACTCGCCGGCGGCCGAGAG GCTGCCGAGCGTAGAGGAAGCAGAGGTGCCCAAGCCACGAACTTCCGTGTCCaaggacgaggacgaggacgtCCAGGCCATCCTCCGGACACGGCAGGAGCGGAGGCAGAGGCGGCAGGCGGTGGAGGCGGCCCAGGCCCCTGGCCAGCCGGAGGCAGGAGCGGGAAGGGAGCGCTTTGGCCCGGGGCAGGCCAAGCAGCAGCCCCTCAGCCCGAGCGGGGAGCAGCGGGGCCCCCGGGCCGGGGAGGACGAGAGCCCGGGGGGCCGGGGCTCAGCAGGCGGGAAGGAGGAGGTCTCGGGGAAGCCGGCTCCGCCAGAGAAGCCGTTAGCACCTGCAGAGAGACTGGTCTCGGCGGAAGCGAGCGGCTCAGcggaggccctgggcccccagagGACGTCTGCGCCCGAGAAGAGAGCCATCCCGGAGAAGAAGTCCCTTCTGGAAAGAACAGGTGTCCCGGAGAAGCCGCCGGCCCCAGGGAAGACCTCAGACCCGGAAAGGAGGCTGGTGTCTGAGAAAGCGTCGCTCTTTGAGAAGTGTCTGGCGTCGCAGAAGACCCCGGCCGCCGGGAGCAAGCTGGCGccgaggagggcaggggggcagccgGCCCCGGGGGGGAGCCAGCCCGCCGCCGCGGGGCAGCCGGGAAGGGCCCTCCCCGACGAGAGCCCCCCGTCCTCGGCCGAGCAGGGGGAACAGCGGGCGCCCGAGCCTCCGACCGCGGCTTCTTCGCGCCTCCCGCCCATCACACTGCAG GTGAAAATCCCCAGCAAGGAGGGAGAGGTGGACACTCTCTCGCCCACCCAGGCTACCTACAGCAGCTCCCTCAGACGCTCCAGCCCCAGGACCATCTCCTTCCGG ATGAGCCCCAGGAGAGACAACCCGGAAACAACCTTGACCCGCAG CGCCAGCATGAGGCTCCCGGCTGGCACGGCCAAGCTGGGGGAGAAGCTGGAGAGATACCACACGGCTGTCCAG AGATCCGAATCCGTCAAGTCTCCGGGCTCGTCCCGCACGGAGTTCTTCGTGGCGCCCGTGGGCGTAGCCAGCAAGCGCCACCTCTTTGAGAAGGAGCTGCTGGGCCAGGGCCGCGCGGAGGTGGCCTCGGGCCGGAAG GAGAACCTGAAGCTCTCGGGGGTGGTGACATCGAGGCTCAACCTGTGGATCAGCAGGACCCAGGAGTCCGGAGAGCAGGACCCCCAG
- the LAD1 gene encoding ladinin-1 isoform X1 translates to MAGGRKDWSALSSLARQWTLEDEEEQERERRRRHRTLSSATDDEAPRLTQNGDSPAAERLPSVEEAEVPKPRTSVSKDEDEDVQAILRTRQERRQRRQAVEAAQAPGQPEAGAGRERFGPGQAKQQPLSPSGEQRGPRAGEDESPGGRGSAGGKEEVSGKPAPPEKPLAPAERLVSAEASGSAEALGPQRTSAPEKRAIPEKKSLLERTGVPEKPPAPGKTSDPERRLVSEKASLFEKCLASQKTPAAGSKLAPRRAGGQPAPGGSQPAAAGQPGRALPDESPPSSAEQGEQRAPEPPTAASSRLPPITLQVKIPSKEGEVDTLSPTQATYSSSLRRSSPRTISFRMSPRRDNPETTLTRSASMRLPAGTAKLGEKLERYHTAVQRSESVKSPGSSRTEFFVAPVGVASKRHLFEKELLGQGRAEVASGRKENLKLSGVVTSRLNLWISRTQESGEQDPQEVGKESVATKRTQWGRKADSSLDAETSAPQV, encoded by the exons ATGGCAGGCGGCAGGAAGGACTGGTCGGCGCTGTCCAG CCTGGCCAGGCAGTGGACTCTAGAAgatgaggaggagcaggagcgCGAGCGCCGGCGGCGGCACCGTACCCTGAGCTCCGCCACGGACGACGAGGCCCCCAGGCTCACCCAGAACGGAGACTCGCCGGCGGCCGAGAG GCTGCCGAGCGTAGAGGAAGCAGAGGTGCCCAAGCCACGAACTTCCGTGTCCaaggacgaggacgaggacgtCCAGGCCATCCTCCGGACACGGCAGGAGCGGAGGCAGAGGCGGCAGGCGGTGGAGGCGGCCCAGGCCCCTGGCCAGCCGGAGGCAGGAGCGGGAAGGGAGCGCTTTGGCCCGGGGCAGGCCAAGCAGCAGCCCCTCAGCCCGAGCGGGGAGCAGCGGGGCCCCCGGGCCGGGGAGGACGAGAGCCCGGGGGGCCGGGGCTCAGCAGGCGGGAAGGAGGAGGTCTCGGGGAAGCCGGCTCCGCCAGAGAAGCCGTTAGCACCTGCAGAGAGACTGGTCTCGGCGGAAGCGAGCGGCTCAGcggaggccctgggcccccagagGACGTCTGCGCCCGAGAAGAGAGCCATCCCGGAGAAGAAGTCCCTTCTGGAAAGAACAGGTGTCCCGGAGAAGCCGCCGGCCCCAGGGAAGACCTCAGACCCGGAAAGGAGGCTGGTGTCTGAGAAAGCGTCGCTCTTTGAGAAGTGTCTGGCGTCGCAGAAGACCCCGGCCGCCGGGAGCAAGCTGGCGccgaggagggcaggggggcagccgGCCCCGGGGGGGAGCCAGCCCGCCGCCGCGGGGCAGCCGGGAAGGGCCCTCCCCGACGAGAGCCCCCCGTCCTCGGCCGAGCAGGGGGAACAGCGGGCGCCCGAGCCTCCGACCGCGGCTTCTTCGCGCCTCCCGCCCATCACACTGCAG GTGAAAATCCCCAGCAAGGAGGGAGAGGTGGACACTCTCTCGCCCACCCAGGCTACCTACAGCAGCTCCCTCAGACGCTCCAGCCCCAGGACCATCTCCTTCCGG ATGAGCCCCAGGAGAGACAACCCGGAAACAACCTTGACCCGCAG CGCCAGCATGAGGCTCCCGGCTGGCACGGCCAAGCTGGGGGAGAAGCTGGAGAGATACCACACGGCTGTCCAG AGATCCGAATCCGTCAAGTCTCCGGGCTCGTCCCGCACGGAGTTCTTCGTGGCGCCCGTGGGCGTAGCCAGCAAGCGCCACCTCTTTGAGAAGGAGCTGCTGGGCCAGGGCCGCGCGGAGGTGGCCTCGGGCCGGAAG GAGAACCTGAAGCTCTCGGGGGTGGTGACATCGAGGCTCAACCTGTGGATCAGCAGGACCCAGGAGTCCGGAGAGCAGGACCCCCAG